A stretch of Ignavibacteria bacterium DNA encodes these proteins:
- the pgeF gene encoding peptidoglycan editing factor PgeF → MKIIKAFNDDRLLSGITQVDNTEFPWPGYSFSISPATTPEHVERSYLALARELDVDRERIVTVHQVHGTEILVADSRTQAQADALITTTPGLIVGVKLADCCGVLMYDASVGVVAAIHSGWRGTAGNIVGKTIEILTSRFKTKTSDIRVWLSPCASGSHYEVGEDVFQVLAKHCTPLGSKWLFDNHQAIRDQCFSAGIGEQNIDVRSECTITDEQWHSYRRDGERSGRMLAFIGLRFTPEKSQ, encoded by the coding sequence ATGAAGATCATCAAAGCATTCAACGATGACCGTTTGCTGAGTGGGATCACTCAGGTGGACAACACGGAGTTTCCATGGCCGGGTTACTCATTCTCGATCTCACCGGCCACTACGCCGGAACATGTAGAAAGGTCCTACCTGGCATTGGCACGAGAGCTTGACGTTGACAGAGAACGGATCGTAACCGTTCACCAGGTGCATGGGACGGAGATATTGGTCGCTGATTCCCGCACACAGGCCCAGGCCGATGCGTTGATCACAACCACACCCGGACTGATCGTTGGAGTGAAGCTAGCTGATTGCTGCGGTGTGTTGATGTACGACGCGTCAGTTGGTGTTGTAGCGGCAATCCACAGCGGTTGGAGAGGTACTGCCGGCAACATTGTTGGCAAAACCATTGAGATATTGACATCGAGATTTAAGACCAAGACATCTGACATACGAGTGTGGCTATCTCCGTGTGCATCCGGTTCGCACTATGAAGTGGGTGAAGACGTCTTTCAGGTACTGGCGAAACATTGCACGCCCCTTGGCTCAAAGTGGCTCTTTGACAATCATCAGGCGATACGGGATCAGTGTTTTTCTGCGGGCATTGGAGAGCAGAACATCGACGTTCGGAGTGAATGTACGATCACAGATGAACAATGGCATTCATATCGCCGTGATGGGGAACGTTCCGGTCGGATGTTAGCGTTCATAGGGTTACGTTTTACGCCTGAGAAAAGTCAGTAG
- the recA gene encoding recombinase RecA gives MRVPEAKVKAAQLAMEQIEKQFGKGSIMRLSDENSVDIDAISTGCLSLDAAIGIGGVPRGRIVEIYGPESSGKTTVCLQVIAEAQKNGGLAAFVDTEHALDVKYAQRLGVDLNNLLLSQPEFGEQALEIVETLVRSGAIDVVVVDSVAALTPRVEIEGDMGDAQMGSQARLMSQAMRKLNAAIGRSNTTVIFTNQLRSKIGVVYGNPETTTGGNALKYYASVRIDVRRKDVIKDGQEIVGNRVRAKIVKNKVAPPFREAEFDIMYNEGISRLGDMIDVAVEGGIITKSGSWFSFNDERCQGRDGMRKLLSENAALYAALDAAVREALHLPTPGTVTSKSK, from the coding sequence ATGCGTGTACCCGAGGCCAAGGTCAAGGCAGCACAATTGGCGATGGAGCAGATCGAGAAACAGTTCGGTAAGGGTTCGATCATGCGCCTGAGCGATGAGAACTCTGTCGACATCGACGCGATCTCCACGGGCTGTCTTTCTCTCGACGCAGCCATTGGTATCGGCGGCGTGCCGCGCGGACGGATCGTCGAGATCTATGGACCGGAATCGTCAGGTAAGACAACTGTCTGCTTGCAGGTGATCGCCGAAGCACAGAAGAATGGCGGACTTGCCGCCTTCGTTGATACGGAACACGCACTTGATGTGAAGTATGCGCAGAGACTTGGCGTGGATCTCAACAATCTCTTGCTCTCTCAGCCGGAGTTCGGTGAGCAGGCATTGGAGATCGTGGAGACGCTTGTGCGCTCCGGTGCGATCGATGTGGTGGTGGTTGACTCCGTAGCGGCACTTACACCGCGTGTGGAGATCGAAGGCGACATGGGTGACGCGCAGATGGGCTCACAGGCGCGTCTTATGAGTCAGGCTATGCGAAAGCTCAATGCCGCGATCGGTCGATCAAACACGACAGTGATCTTCACCAACCAACTCCGTTCGAAGATCGGTGTTGTATATGGGAATCCGGAGACCACAACCGGCGGTAACGCGCTGAAGTATTATGCTTCCGTTCGTATCGATGTGCGCCGCAAGGACGTGATCAAGGACGGTCAGGAGATCGTTGGAAACCGCGTGCGTGCCAAAATCGTGAAGAACAAGGTTGCACCTCCCTTCCGCGAAGCAGAGTTCGACATCATGTACAACGAGGGCATCTCGCGCCTTGGTGATATGATCGATGTAGCCGTAGAAGGTGGCATCATCACCAAGTCCGGTTCATGGTTCTCGTTCAACGATGAGCGTTGTCAGGGTCGCGACGGAATGCGTAAGCTCCTCAGCGAGAACGCAGCCCTCTATGCCGCACTCGATGCAGCCGTTCGTGAGGCACTGCACCTGCCAACTCCCGGCACAGTCACAAGTAAATCGAAGTAA
- a CDS encoding ComEC/Rec2 family competence protein, giving the protein MERRLPLVFPTLCVLGWVLILTVAHASESLLFWTSAVSITLAAISLKRGSLATAFHCSCLALGCITVQYRASHMVDTSDVLGPTMRVRAEGVVQEIKRSSPGKHRYVLMGEIDASELPCVRAACLVTEWVADSLRPPPRKGETRIVTGLLRRPDPATLPDEVPEKAVCHGSGASLIITNASSAVVRDQPWWNRWSDVTREWMVSIFERELPRDVSALAIAVVIGDRTALDPEVMQVYAASGTAHMFSVSGSHVGIILGVLITIIGSAPSWWRVVVISLIIAAYVFVSGGEPPAVRAGLMGIVALVARRRELHTDMVNILCGVALGMVLVDPTVSTQPGMILSVMAMASILIVGPLWFNGVMRLVDRPRPWKRALAATCATSIAATIGVSIPSLVYFSSTSLTAPFANLIVVPLLSCALVACLLLCITSVVGVTAPVAWCISVLVRMADHVAQGTADNSLAHVHDVWKWVIVVLMIATLLWPLVSPTFIGGVVRMVAGVVVIIGVIWCIPVRATETFIAQRRNGIVIAAVCRDTLNVFIDGQHHAAIDGKLMLWVKRQPIPVKCEGRGLWGRRMSATIRRELVGSKYEDHQSIQR; this is encoded by the coding sequence ATGGAACGCCGCCTTCCCCTTGTTTTTCCGACTCTCTGCGTACTCGGCTGGGTCCTGATCCTGACCGTGGCACATGCCTCAGAAAGCCTCCTGTTCTGGACATCTGCAGTATCGATCACTCTGGCAGCCATCTCCCTGAAAAGGGGCTCCTTGGCCACCGCATTCCATTGTTCGTGCCTCGCTCTTGGCTGCATAACAGTGCAGTACCGCGCCTCTCATATGGTCGACACCTCCGATGTCCTTGGTCCAACCATGCGTGTTCGAGCCGAGGGAGTAGTGCAGGAGATCAAGCGAAGTTCTCCCGGCAAGCACCGCTATGTCCTTATGGGTGAGATCGACGCATCGGAGTTGCCATGCGTTCGAGCGGCATGTTTGGTCACCGAATGGGTAGCAGACTCTTTGCGTCCACCACCAAGGAAAGGGGAGACTCGAATCGTTACCGGACTGTTGCGACGTCCGGATCCGGCAACACTTCCTGATGAGGTTCCGGAGAAGGCCGTCTGCCACGGTTCCGGCGCATCGCTCATCATCACGAATGCCTCATCAGCGGTTGTTCGTGATCAACCGTGGTGGAATCGCTGGTCCGATGTAACGCGAGAGTGGATGGTATCGATCTTTGAGCGCGAACTTCCCCGCGATGTGTCGGCACTTGCCATCGCCGTTGTCATCGGAGATCGCACGGCGCTCGATCCGGAAGTGATGCAGGTCTATGCTGCCAGTGGCACAGCGCACATGTTTTCCGTGAGCGGATCACACGTTGGCATCATCCTCGGCGTATTGATCACGATCATAGGCTCTGCACCGTCATGGTGGCGCGTGGTGGTGATCTCGCTCATCATTGCTGCCTATGTGTTTGTGAGCGGTGGGGAGCCCCCTGCTGTTCGTGCCGGACTGATGGGGATCGTTGCACTTGTGGCACGGAGAAGGGAACTTCATACCGACATGGTGAACATTCTCTGTGGTGTAGCACTAGGGATGGTCCTTGTTGATCCAACCGTAAGCACCCAACCCGGGATGATCTTGTCGGTGATGGCTATGGCTTCCATCCTCATCGTTGGTCCGCTCTGGTTCAATGGTGTGATGCGTCTTGTTGACAGACCGCGACCGTGGAAAAGAGCACTTGCGGCTACATGTGCTACGAGCATTGCAGCAACCATCGGTGTGAGTATTCCGTCGCTCGTGTATTTCTCTTCCACATCGTTAACAGCCCCCTTCGCAAATCTCATTGTAGTACCATTGTTGAGTTGTGCACTCGTGGCCTGTCTGCTCCTTTGTATCACATCTGTTGTAGGGGTCACAGCTCCCGTAGCATGGTGTATCAGCGTCCTCGTTCGTATGGCCGATCATGTGGCACAAGGAACCGCCGATAACAGTCTTGCTCATGTCCATGATGTATGGAAATGGGTCATTGTGGTCTTGATGATCGCAACCTTGCTCTGGCCACTTGTTTCTCCAACGTTTATAGGCGGGGTGGTTCGTATGGTGGCTGGTGTAGTTGTGATCATTGGAGTGATATGGTGTATTCCGGTTCGGGCTACGGAGACCTTCATTGCTCAGAGACGAAACGGAATTGTTATTGCAGCTGTGTGCAGAGACACACTGAACGTCTTTATCGACGGGCAACATCACGCAGCGATCGACGGCAAGCTCATGTTGTGGGTCAAACGTCAGCCCATCCCTGTCAAGTGTGAGGGAAGGGGCTTATGGGGTCGAAGAATGAGTGCCACGATCCGACGCGAACTCGTAGGTTCGAAGTATGAAGATCATCAAAGCATTCAACGATGA
- a CDS encoding multifunctional oxoglutarate decarboxylase/oxoglutarate dehydrogenase thiamine pyrophosphate-binding subunit/dihydrolipoyllysine-residue succinyltransferase subunit — MMSMNSAYVDEMYFEFLRDPESFTQEWRTFFQSYTPEKPQSAQAVVAQPSQPQKVETSSSTRLPALAADDTLVPLSSIGGKIAENMEASLRVPTATSARNAPVKALEENRRIANTVLAKKHRPKLSFTHILAWAIVKATEKCPNMKNSYGVHDGIPVRVERGGINLGLAVDTTRKDGSRILLVPSIKHAERLTFDEFARAYDDIIKRARTNKLTPEDLTGANITLTNPGGIGTVMSVPRLMDGQGTIVAAGAIEYPAEFQAMMPDVLSTLAISKVVTLTSTYDHRVIQGAESGEFLQFMHQLLLGEHRFYEQIFAALGIPFEPMRWTVEKGANPFLPQDQPEIIDKEGRVVQMIHAYRVRGHLLADINPLGLEAYYYPELDPSHYNFTIWDLDREFDTGGLGGVKRATLRDIIDMLRDTYCDHVGIEYMHIQDPTQKQWIRDNVEKTHLKLALSPEERIETFRKLARAENLENFLHTKFLGAKRFSLEGGESALIILDQILQNAASKELSGAVLGMAHRGRLNVLANMMGKPLEKIFNEFEGKIDPNSYQGSGDVKYHLGAKGTYLSQDGKGIHMVLAPNPSHLEAVNPVVAGIARALDDQINDETYSRVLPILIHGDAAFAGQGVVPETLNMARLKGYATGGTIHIIINNQIGFTTSPEDSRSTHYATGIAKMLQVPILHVDGNDPEACRAAAQFAFAYRERFGDDVVLDMYCYRKYGHNEQDDPTATQPLLYKKIRNMVPVRGVYEQRLLAEGVATAEVLKTIVNEEHAVLVKAYDDRATATTPHAPHIEFDLFTPVQTAVPLEELQHIAAAVTSVPSTFAIHAKVKAEAEKRKHSFDAGTVQWGMAEALAFGSLLREDHLVRITGQDSGRGTFNHRQAVHRDITNDSRHIPLNEIDAPQQLHIYDSPLSEYAVLGYEYGYSTIAKSGLTIWEAQFGDFANGAQIVFDQFISSAEEKWGQRSNVTMLLPHGYDGQGPEHSSARLERFLQLCAQDNMIVCNFTSPANYFHALRRQVKADWRKPLVIMTPKGYLRIFQSTVDELTHGSYQEIIDDTTIADPLSVQRVVISTGNVYNELLKKRSDLGVHTVALVRLEQIHPFHSEMMKSVLARYANAAEIVWCQEEPKNMGSWTFVQPYLLDLLQPGQKLRYAGRSAAASPATGSHGVHGQQQEDLLTDAVAIKH, encoded by the coding sequence ATGATGTCGATGAACAGTGCCTACGTAGATGAAATGTATTTCGAGTTCCTTCGCGATCCTGAGTCATTCACTCAGGAATGGCGAACGTTCTTCCAATCCTATACGCCCGAAAAGCCACAATCTGCACAAGCTGTCGTGGCCCAACCATCTCAGCCGCAGAAGGTTGAGACTTCGAGTTCAACACGGTTGCCGGCACTAGCTGCTGACGATACGCTCGTTCCTCTGTCATCGATCGGCGGAAAGATCGCCGAGAACATGGAAGCGTCATTGCGTGTGCCAACGGCCACGAGTGCGCGGAATGCACCGGTCAAGGCACTTGAAGAGAATCGTCGCATTGCCAATACAGTCCTCGCAAAGAAGCACCGTCCGAAGTTGTCGTTCACACACATCCTTGCCTGGGCCATCGTCAAGGCCACGGAAAAGTGTCCGAACATGAAGAACTCGTACGGTGTCCATGATGGGATCCCAGTGCGTGTGGAGCGCGGCGGTATCAATCTCGGACTCGCCGTGGATACTACGCGCAAGGATGGCAGTCGTATCCTACTTGTTCCGAGCATCAAACATGCCGAGCGGTTGACCTTTGATGAGTTCGCTCGTGCCTATGACGATATCATCAAGCGTGCTCGGACGAATAAGCTCACACCCGAAGATCTTACAGGCGCGAACATCACGTTGACGAACCCTGGTGGTATCGGTACGGTGATGTCTGTACCGCGACTTATGGATGGACAGGGGACGATCGTTGCTGCAGGTGCGATCGAGTATCCGGCAGAGTTTCAGGCAATGATGCCCGACGTGCTCTCAACGCTTGCGATCTCCAAGGTTGTTACGCTCACGTCAACCTATGATCACCGTGTGATCCAAGGTGCAGAGTCGGGTGAGTTCCTCCAGTTCATGCACCAGCTCCTCTTAGGCGAACATCGGTTCTACGAACAGATCTTCGCAGCACTGGGAATTCCATTCGAGCCCATGCGCTGGACCGTTGAGAAGGGGGCAAATCCATTCCTCCCGCAGGATCAGCCGGAGATCATCGATAAGGAAGGTCGCGTCGTTCAGATGATCCACGCCTATCGTGTGCGCGGACATCTATTGGCCGATATCAATCCGCTTGGGTTGGAAGCCTACTATTATCCGGAACTCGACCCGTCGCACTACAACTTCACGATCTGGGATCTCGATCGTGAGTTTGATACCGGCGGCTTAGGCGGCGTGAAGCGCGCAACGTTGCGCGACATCATCGATATGCTGCGTGATACCTATTGTGATCACGTTGGCATCGAATACATGCACATTCAAGATCCAACGCAGAAGCAGTGGATCCGTGACAACGTAGAGAAGACCCATCTTAAGCTTGCACTTTCGCCAGAGGAGCGCATCGAGACCTTTAGGAAACTCGCTCGCGCTGAGAATCTTGAGAACTTCCTTCACACGAAGTTCCTTGGAGCTAAACGATTCTCTCTTGAAGGGGGCGAAAGTGCCCTGATCATTCTTGACCAAATCTTGCAGAATGCAGCATCAAAGGAACTGTCGGGTGCTGTGTTAGGCATGGCTCACCGCGGTCGACTCAACGTCCTTGCCAACATGATGGGCAAGCCCCTTGAGAAGATCTTCAATGAGTTCGAAGGAAAGATCGATCCGAATTCCTATCAAGGGTCTGGAGATGTGAAGTATCACCTTGGTGCAAAGGGAACGTACCTTTCGCAGGACGGCAAGGGGATCCATATGGTCCTTGCTCCCAACCCGAGTCACCTCGAGGCTGTGAACCCTGTGGTGGCAGGTATCGCGCGCGCCTTGGATGATCAGATCAACGACGAAACGTACAGCAGAGTACTTCCGATCCTCATTCATGGTGACGCGGCATTTGCCGGTCAGGGTGTGGTTCCGGAGACGTTGAACATGGCCAGACTCAAGGGCTATGCAACGGGCGGAACCATCCACATCATCATCAACAACCAGATCGGCTTCACAACATCGCCGGAGGATTCGCGCTCTACGCATTATGCTACCGGCATTGCGAAGATGTTGCAAGTACCAATCCTGCATGTAGATGGGAACGATCCGGAAGCGTGCAGAGCAGCCGCGCAGTTTGCCTTTGCGTATCGTGAGCGGTTCGGAGATGACGTTGTGCTGGACATGTATTGCTACCGTAAGTACGGTCACAACGAACAGGATGACCCAACGGCCACGCAGCCATTGCTGTACAAGAAGATCCGCAACATGGTTCCCGTGCGTGGCGTGTACGAACAACGACTGTTGGCCGAAGGTGTGGCCACGGCCGAGGTTTTGAAAACGATCGTTAACGAAGAACACGCAGTTCTTGTGAAGGCATATGACGATCGTGCAACGGCTACAACGCCACATGCACCGCACATCGAATTCGATCTCTTTACGCCAGTTCAAACGGCCGTCCCGCTCGAGGAACTGCAACACATCGCTGCGGCTGTTACCTCAGTTCCATCCACGTTTGCCATCCATGCAAAGGTGAAGGCAGAAGCGGAAAAGCGGAAACATTCCTTCGATGCCGGCACCGTGCAGTGGGGGATGGCTGAAGCCTTGGCGTTCGGTTCGTTGCTTCGTGAAGATCATCTGGTACGGATCACCGGACAGGACAGTGGTCGCGGTACATTCAACCACCGTCAGGCCGTACACCGCGATATCACCAACGACTCTCGTCACATCCCTCTCAATGAGATCGATGCGCCGCAACAGCTGCACATCTATGACTCTCCGCTGTCTGAGTACGCTGTGCTTGGATATGAGTATGGGTACAGCACGATCGCAAAGAGTGGACTCACCATTTGGGAAGCACAGTTCGGCGATTTTGCCAATGGTGCTCAGATCGTCTTCGATCAATTCATTTCGAGTGCCGAAGAAAAATGGGGTCAACGAAGCAACGTGACCATGCTTTTGCCGCACGGCTACGATGGTCAGGGACCGGAGCACTCCAGCGCAAGGCTTGAGCGGTTCCTACAGCTCTGCGCTCAGGACAACATGATCGTCTGCAACTTCACGTCACCGGCCAATTACTTCCATGCCCTTCGCAGACAGGTAAAGGCAGACTGGCGCAAGCCCCTTGTTATCATGACGCCGAAGGGATATCTGCGGATATTCCAATCGACCGTGGATGAACTGACGCATGGATCGTATCAAGAGATCATCGATGACACAACGATCGCTGATCCGCTTTCGGTCCAACGTGTGGTGATCTCCACCGGCAATGTCTATAATGAACTTCTCAAGAAGCGTTCTGACCTAGGTGTGCACACCGTTGCGTTGGTGCGACTCGAACAGATCCATCCATTCCATAGCGAAATGATGAAGTCCGTTTTGGCTCGTTATGCGAATGCCGCAGAGATCGTTTGGTGTCAGGAAGAACCCAAGAACATGGGCTCTTGGACCTTTGTGCAGCCATATCTGTTGGATCTGCTTCAGCCTGGACAAAAGCTTCGGTACGCTGGACGATCAGCGGCCGCAAGTCCAGCCACGGGATCACATGGTGTACACGGTCAGCAACAGGAAGACCTACTAACGGATGCTGTTGCGATCAAGCATTGA